A genomic segment from Methanoplanus limicola DSM 2279 encodes:
- a CDS encoding protein kinase domain-containing protein: MIIPEIRSSPEISGFLCRLLLLSLLILLIPGAASGASVYVGGDDGFPDIASAINASNPGDTVIVSSGVYAENILIDKPLTLLGNDSGKGTPKIESSFGDAGIKINADYVSVKGLIVSGNADSGIIVRGGNITVSECDIQSTPSGITIYRSSDVTVRENTIRGHEVGLFIDESEGCIVYLNDFENNVNVRCLSPGVVWYSPDREYIYKENSFNSPLGNYWNDYVGIDGSGDGIGDVPYIGYSDDKVIVPDRNFYTVNGINPSGGRIFPGHNFVEDNYPLISHVSYYILPPPGGFSPGEGGREKPDPVNGSRLPDNNSRGEFPGLNFSQPVQNPPPVAWLSGVSPVEVVVLMLLMSGVIAGMLDLVGGYREVESSGSRIRRNGIKFFYGGYIAIAVAMLYSVVSYTSRLIIRNIDYGIIQVLFIALTTFLIASSALLSYNFIKGGVPVLLSRLHAPLAAFGFIYFFVSLYTAPVDLGPLNSIIYPVSLILSICLPLLYFYIYESSPQKSVKEEIISGFHPEIVSSDTVVVSNYDHTTVFDNEYGIMGSALSGSYFPECLGERYYGVEFIGKGGIARVFKAVRRDDGEVVAVKVPINFDEVTGRFFMKEMRIWEELSHKNIVRLNSVNILPVPFVEMEYVVSDLSESEKPLPLKETLKIIEGIAEGLSYAHKLGIIHRDIKPQNILVTKDGTAKITDWGLGKMISDGHETTVVGFSLNYAAPEQIAPRRFGVPDERTDIYQMGVVFYEMVVGMRPFFGGGVGEMTDEIIHRMPMKPSENRLSDEPFDRIIMKCLEKMPKDRYQNIGEFLSDLQHLKDILSSQGEI, from the coding sequence ATGATAATACCGGAGATTCGATCCAGCCCTGAAATTTCCGGTTTTCTCTGCCGCCTTCTTCTCCTTTCACTGCTTATTCTGTTAATTCCCGGTGCGGCATCTGGTGCATCTGTTTATGTCGGCGGCGATGACGGTTTTCCAGATATTGCCTCTGCAATTAATGCAAGTAATCCTGGTGATACCGTAATTGTAAGTTCGGGCGTTTATGCAGAAAATATCCTCATTGATAAACCCCTGACCCTCCTTGGAAATGACTCCGGAAAGGGCACTCCAAAGATCGAGAGTTCATTCGGAGATGCGGGAATAAAGATAAATGCAGATTATGTCTCAGTAAAAGGGCTGATTGTGAGTGGTAATGCCGATTCCGGCATAATTGTCCGTGGCGGGAATATAACTGTCAGTGAATGTGATATTCAGTCCACTCCTTCCGGAATTACGATCTACCGTTCATCAGACGTCACAGTCAGGGAGAACACAATCCGTGGTCATGAGGTTGGTCTTTTTATTGATGAGTCTGAAGGGTGCATAGTATATCTGAATGATTTTGAGAATAATGTCAATGTCAGATGCCTCTCTCCCGGAGTGGTGTGGTATTCACCGGATAGAGAGTATATTTATAAAGAGAACAGTTTCAACTCACCACTGGGCAATTACTGGAATGATTATGTCGGTATTGACGGGAGCGGTGACGGCATTGGTGATGTGCCATATATCGGTTATTCTGATGATAAAGTCATTGTTCCGGACCGGAATTTCTATACTGTGAATGGGATCAATCCGTCAGGCGGCCGAATTTTTCCGGGACATAACTTTGTTGAGGATAATTATCCTCTCATATCCCATGTTTCGTATTACATACTTCCGCCTCCTGGAGGTTTTTCTCCCGGAGAAGGCGGCAGAGAGAAACCAGATCCGGTGAATGGCAGCAGGTTGCCTGATAATAATAGCCGCGGTGAATTTCCGGGACTGAATTTCAGCCAGCCGGTTCAGAACCCTCCGCCGGTGGCGTGGCTCTCAGGGGTATCTCCCGTTGAAGTGGTAGTTCTTATGCTGCTTATGTCAGGTGTTATTGCCGGAATGCTTGACCTTGTCGGCGGTTACAGGGAAGTTGAGAGCAGCGGTTCCCGCATAAGGAGAAACGGGATAAAATTCTTTTATGGCGGATATATTGCAATTGCGGTTGCAATGCTCTATTCCGTGGTCTCATATACCTCACGGCTGATCATAAGAAATATCGATTACGGGATTATTCAGGTATTATTCATTGCTTTAACGACATTTCTGATCGCGTCTTCGGCGTTATTATCGTACAATTTTATTAAAGGTGGAGTGCCGGTCCTCCTGAGCAGGCTTCATGCACCACTCGCAGCGTTTGGATTTATTTATTTTTTTGTATCTCTTTATACCGCACCGGTTGATCTCGGACCTTTAAATTCAATTATATACCCAGTATCCCTGATTCTGTCGATCTGTCTTCCTCTTCTTTATTTCTACATATATGAGAGTTCTCCCCAGAAATCAGTAAAAGAGGAGATAATTTCGGGTTTTCATCCGGAAATTGTCTCATCCGACACTGTTGTTGTCTCTAATTATGATCACACCACAGTCTTTGACAATGAATACGGCATTATGGGTTCGGCACTTTCAGGTTCATATTTCCCGGAATGCCTTGGTGAGCGTTATTACGGTGTGGAATTTATCGGTAAAGGGGGTATTGCCAGGGTATTTAAAGCTGTCAGGAGGGATGACGGCGAAGTTGTTGCTGTGAAGGTTCCGATTAACTTTGATGAGGTTACGGGGCGCTTTTTTATGAAGGAGATGAGAATATGGGAGGAATTATCGCATAAAAATATTGTGAGGCTGAATTCAGTCAATATTCTGCCTGTTCCTTTCGTTGAGATGGAGTACGTTGTATCTGATCTTTCTGAGTCTGAAAAACCTCTCCCTCTAAAAGAGACTCTTAAGATTATTGAGGGAATAGCTGAAGGTCTCTCATATGCACATAAACTCGGTATCATACACCGCGATATAAAACCGCAGAATATTTTAGTGACCAAAGACGGTACGGCAAAGATTACCGACTGGGGCCTTGGCAAGATGATCTCAGACGGTCATGAGACCACGGTTGTTGGTTTTTCACTTAACTATGCAGCTCCTGAACAGATTGCACCACGCAGGTTTGGTGTGCCTGATGAGAGGACTGATATCTATCAGATGGGCGTTGTATTTTATGAGATGGTCGTTGGCATGAGGCCGTTCTTTGGCGGAGGTGTGGGTGAGATGACTGATGAGATTATCCACCGTATGCCGATGAAGCCATCGGAAAACCGCCTGTCTGATGAGCCTTTCGACAGAATCATTATGAAATGCCTTGAGAAGATGCCAAAAGACAGATATCAGAATATCGGAGAGTTTCTGAGTGACCTGCAACACCTGAAAGATATTCTCTCTTCTCAGGGTGAGATCTGA